The following proteins come from a genomic window of Daphnia carinata strain CSIRO-1 chromosome 6, CSIRO_AGI_Dcar_HiC_V3, whole genome shotgun sequence:
- the LOC130690163 gene encoding trypsin alpha-3-like, with protein sequence MNALNFMVVTFAVAHVVSGYYGGYYGDNEENDQIVGGFKAKRGDYQFLAALLRDDEPFCGGSLITPNHVLTAAHCVDYIKQVDYGTVKVLLNTTTIRPADDGAIHRGVKKIVHHRNYNSATSVNDIAVVTLDSPVEGISVISLPRIGTTLSYAGLWGTIIGFGRTHKTLAEEESSGFGSNKLLESSVKVITNSQCSAMYVDTRISSSMLCAHADGTDTCQGDSGGPLIVHGTQVGIVSWGYGCADSRYAGVYTRLTFFYSWIKANTV encoded by the exons ATGAATGCATTAAATTTCATGGTCGTCACCTTTGCCGTGGCGCACGTCGTCTCTGGTTATTACGGTGGGTATTACGGTGACAACGAAGAAAACGATCAGATCGTCGGCGGGTTCAAAGCCAAACGTGGCGACTATCAATTTTtg GCGGCTTTATTGCGAGATGACGAACCTTTTTGTGGCGGGTCGCTCATAACACCCAATCACGTTCTGACGGCTGCTCACTGCGTCGACTA catTAAGCAGGTCGATTATGGTACTGTTAAGGTATTGCTGAATACAACGACTATCCGCCCAGCCGACGATGGAGCCATCCATAGGGGCGTAAAAAAGATAGTCCATCACAGGAACTATAATTCGGCAACTAGC GTCAATGATATTGCAGTTGTAACGTTGGACTCGCCAGTCGAAGGCATCTCGGTAATATCGCTACCTCGAATCGGCACCACCTTGAg TTATGCCGGCTTGTGGGGCACTATTATTGGGTTCGGTCGGACGCACAAGACGCTGGCTGAGGAGGAATCTAGCGGCTTTGGATCCAACAAGCTGCTGGAATCTTCCGTAAAGGTCATCACCAACTCTCAGTGCTCTGCTATGTACGTCGATACAAGAATCAGTAGCTCAATGTTATGCGCTCATGCTGATGGAACAGACACTTGTCAg GGTGACTCTGGAGGACCGTTGATTGTTCATGGAACACAAGTCGGCATCGTCAGCTGGG GTTATGGTTGTGCCGATTCGAGATACGCCGGAGTCTACACACGACTCACGTTTTTCTACAGCTGGATTAAAGCTAACACTGTTTAA
- the LOC130690168 gene encoding uncharacterized protein LOC130690168 encodes MKVTYVVMLAFAALAAAEENKGVAAGELKKTVVTVEEPKEVREVKALPAYAFTLPYGFGYAASPYGFGYHSPNPYAYGYAPASFDATSPKFTANPFAFGAAPAKFAASPYGNAYGAAPYTYGYTGFPYGYGYAAPAAFGAAPAASTTAKLATQAYAPYVAAKQYHTQYGATYPYSAYHSPAFPYSYGYAASPYNFKFDGAKDSASTYQQENFPFAFPASAYAGFPFTLKE; translated from the exons ATGAAGGTCACG TATGTTGTTATGCTCGCCTTTGCTGCTTTGGCTGCTGCCGAAGAGAACAAGGGCGTGGCTGCTGGAGAACTTAAGAAGACGGTGGTCACTGTTGAAGAACCTAAAGAAGTTCGCGAGGTGAAAGCCTTGCCCGCTTATGCCTTCACCCTTCCTTACGGTTTCGGCTACGCTGCTTCTCCTTACGGTTTTGGCTACCACTCTCCTAATCCTTACGCTTACGGCTACGCGCCAGCGTCCTTCGATGCCACATCTCCCAAGTTCACAGCCAACCCTTTCGCCTTTGGTGCCGCGCCTGCTAAGTTCGCTGCTTCTCCTTATGGTAATGCGTACGGCGCTGCTCCCTACACTTATGGTTACACTGGCTTTCCTTACGGGTACGGATACGCTGCTCCGGCTGCTTTCGGAGCTGCGCCAGCCGCTTCCACCACAGCCAAGTTGGCCACTCAAGCTTACGCTCCTTACGTTGCCGCAAAACAATACCACACACAATACGGTGCCACCTACCCGTATTCTGCCTATCACAGCCCTGCCTTTCCCTACAGCTATGGATATg CTGCCAGCCCTTACAACTTCAAGTTTGATGGCGCTAAAGATAGCGCTTCCACTTACCAACAAGAAAACTTTCCATTTGCCTTCCCTGCTTCCGCATACGCTGGATTTCCATTCACCCTTAAGGAATAA